DNA sequence from the Brienomyrus brachyistius isolate T26 chromosome 18, BBRACH_0.4, whole genome shotgun sequence genome:
ATCCGGCTGCTGGGTATCTGTTTCTCGTCGCTTCCAGCCAGCGCCAAGCAGGAAGGACCTCGGTCCTGCTCGGCCGTCAGCCTGTGAGCTGCCTGCTTTGGTGGCCATGACAGATCGAAGCATACAGCGGTTCCTTGTACTGGGGCTGTAGAGGAGCCATCTCGTGGAGCACTCGGCAGGGACACGGACCCGTCTGTCACGCTGGGCTGTACCAGTGGGGGCCTCTGCTCATCTAGTGactcaggtgggggggggagacgtaGGGTGGAAGGTGCCCCCGGTTCTGTCACAGATTGTGTGGTCTGAGTGAGAGAATAATCTGTAGCCAGACAGAGGGTGTGACTCACAGTACATAAATAACGCTGATTACAATCAATCAAACGAGAGCCGTCTGTTTTGAGCGGGTCCTTCACGCTGAACGCAGCCGTGGCAGATTCGTCAGCTGTGGTTCATCTTTCGCTTCCGTTTTCTAGCTAGCCATGCTGGCCTTCCCTGCAAGCTTCACGCTTTCAGCatttaaggaaaccatttcAAAGTACTTGCACTGGGAAAAAAAGCTTCACCGTAGTTTCTGATTTGTCACACTTACTGCCACTGCTTCAGTGCTTCAGTGCTGTTTCTGTTCAGCTATACTAAAATTACTAATTACCCAGTTCTGTTTCAAACACACTTACTTTTGGTTTGCATCAAGTTTATCATCAATCTCCTCCTCTAATGGTCCTTCTCTCTCGTTTTCCAGTTGAGGCTCCCTGTAGAAAGTGCTTCCCTGGCCAGCTGTGAATTTCTCAGCAATTCCTTGTGTTAGCTTCCCTGTGTTTTCTGCCTGGCCCCATCCCGGCCCCGTCTTGCCCCACACCCTTCTTGGCCCCGCCCTGTCCCATTTATGCCCCGCCCACACCTCCCTGACCCCTCCCTTTTACAAAAAAGCATTCCATACTGATGGAAGAAGCCAGTCGTAAATGTGAAAGGGACTGCTGAGATATGCATTTTTATAAGACTCATTTCAGGTCCTTGAACATGTACATTTCTTATGAGCTTATTCTATTGCATTGTGTCCCAGTTCTGCATGCTGCAGTGTGGTGCAATTTTTTATGTGCAGCTACTGCTGATtcaggtgttttttttatttttttatttagaattattattttttttggttaattGTTATTATTTGTGGGAGTGAAACAAGAGCAGAAGACAGAAGAATGCTGTGTGTGAATGTTACTCCTCAGGATTTACCTGCAGTCATACCTCATAGTCTTCTATAaggtataatataatataaaaaatataaaatgaaatattgtgttattgtcaccccccccccccaatttataCTGAAGCACAATTTTAGCAAACTACAATGAAGGGAGCAACTCTGTATCTGGACAAAATCTATTTCTTCAAAGCAAATAAAAAGCAATAAACTGACCTTCCTTGCTGACAGACTCCTTGTGTCACTGCATCACTTACCCGGTCCTCAGAAGTTAGTgcattcccccccacccccccccccccccaaccttctTCCTGAATCTGTGGGAAAACATGGGTTCTGTTTTTCTACTGTTCGCATCACTGTTTCACTGCCTCCTCGGCATTTCACTGCCAGTGAAACTGGAACGTGTTGCCTAATTTGCCCCCCCCATTTGGTGGATGACTGCGCTATGATCCatgcttattttattttattttttactttaacTCTGCTTAGTGGAAATAAATAGCGTAGATATTGTGTAATCTTTATCCTCAAACTTTATACAgtgtgaagattttttttttttcgtttacaAACAAACTTGATTTTCACAAACGCAACTTTTCTCATTGGTTGGAAACtgtagccaatcagaatcacAGGAAATTCCTTTTAGTGATCATCACTTTGCAGAGTGGACTGATTCCATGCTAAAGAATGTGACACAGTGTATCAGTCAGACAGGCCTCAGACCCCAGCCAGCTAGTTCCTGTCGCTTTGCCACACAGTTTCCTCCCCTCGTACTTTGCTGTAGaaccttttgcttttgtttagCGGGCAGTAAATCTGCAGTGGGTGAACTTGCGTTTCATTTCGTGTGTTTGATTTTGCTGACATAACGAAATCTTTGTGTATTGTAACGTAATCAGTGTTGATTTTTGTGGCGCATGTGTATGTTCAGCCTGTTGCAGGATGGTCACTTCCGACTGCAGTGCTTTTTAACACACTGGAATATTAAACCCTTTAAACGCttggaatctccactgctgTTAAGACTCATTTATAACCATATAAGTGATGTAGAGGGAAAAGATTTTCTCCCTCCCTTTTCTCAAAGTGATTATGGCAGGATGTTTGTCTTTGGGGATGAGGAAGGGTGTGGTTAAGTGCGGGGAAGTCTGTGTAGAATCCTGGGGGCCCCAGAGGGCTGCTTCGCACAGGCTCAGCTCAGCTCCCCCTTCTGGCTTGATCCACCCTTGTAATCTTCACCTGTCTCTCTGTTTTCCCCCTTTAGCTTCTTTTAATACAGTGTGTCTTGGCTGCCTGACTGAAGAGGGGATTTGCTGCGCTCCCTGGAAGTAGCCATCTGTCTCGCTCATACTGCCCTGTCTATCCTgatctctctgccccccccaccccctgcccctgACATGTTGTCCATCCTGCTAACTGTGGCATTTGGTGagggtaatttaaaaaaatatagggCAGCCTCTGATGCCTGGCCTCGTGCATGTCGCTGAAGGTCTGtggaacatgtgtgtgtgtgtgtgtgtgtgtgtgtgtgtgtgtgtgtgtgtgtgtgtgtacacgtgtgcgcgcgtgtgtgtgtacgtgtgttttttttttttattattattttttttctttacctgATCCTTACTGCATTTACCTGCAGTTGTTAATTTGCCCCCCTTAGCAAGGTAATTCAGAGAGAGATAAGTAATGAAGCTTCCATTACGTTTGGAACGTAGGTTCCAAATTATAAAGACGAATGGACATATTGCTCAAAACAGCGGAGGTTGATGTAAAATATCGGGTGCTCTAGGCAGCTATGTTATTGAATACAACTAGTATAATTTTGTACGTCTATTTCCTCATATAATGGCtttttcatttcataatgtgctTAAGATTCCTGAAGTGTTTTTGCAAAAAATCAGCCGACTGACCTGTTGTGTGGTTGTTTAAAGCCAAATATTAATGCATGTCAGATACcacaattttattattattttttttaaataactacacaCGTGCTAATTGCTGCggtgaattttaattaatttcttcGGTAGTCCGAAGCTCAGAGTCTATGGTATTGAAGAAGGCGGATATGACGGCTTTGGGATGTTGCCGGAACCGTACAGCCTTATTTCAATTTTGCACTGCAGCACCGATTCAGAGAGACACAGAAGCCACAGGAAACCATGCAATAAATGAATTGAAGCAAAAAGTATCTAAGGATTAAATGAATGCATTTTTCTGAGTTTAACACCATTTATCTATTACAGGTCACACAGTCTATTATGCATTTTGTCTACATCCAATTTGCATGCTACTGCAAAAATCTGTCTTGGATAACTTAAAACAAATAGATTCTGTACATAATTTATGTTTGAGTttggatgttttatttttacagaAGTGGTTTTAGCTCTTTTTtccacatttgtatttataaattgcTTTGCCAAATGCTGCAGTGAACCATGTATCGTACCAGTATTGAATCATTGTGTCCTCATGgtcatttttaatacttttaagtAAAGGAAATCCTATTGatttgtaatttttatttttttgaaaaaacatGCCTTGTCAAGTTCCAATAAGCTTAGTAACTACCCACCTGATATCTGGAGAACAATTCTTTATGTAAACTTCATAGTGTTATATTTTCTGTTGTGTGCTTCATGACTCTGACCCATTTTACAGCTacgatgttttattgtagtatcATTACACTGgtgtaaattttaaataaaaatatatattttaaaaaaccaTGCCTATGACTTACTGCAACTTGTTGATGGAAACCTTTTGTCGATGGCCACGGGCGCTGCTGGAGATTTTGGGCGCCATgacagcatatcatattgggggCCCCCAGCTCAAACCAGTCCGATTATGTTTCAAATTTTAGGGTCTCTGAATCGTCCTAACCacgaccaccaccccccctcactGCTCACCTGCGAGTTATAAGGTAAGAGAGAAAGGAGAGAAAGGAAGTGGAATCCAACAAATCATAAATTATATTGCGGTTTCGTACATTTTGTCCACGGACTTGTTCATCGCTACCTTTGTTAAAATCATGGCTTTATACCGCGTGAGGATTATTGTACCTTGAGTATAATACgaattaaatgaattaaggttCAAATGAATTAAGGTTAATAGCAACCGCAAAAATCTTCCGATTCATTTAAATTGAAACAATGAATGATGACATTTCATAAACTTTATAGATAGGAGGCAAGCGCTTAAAACAAACTGCAAGAACGGTGTCGTGAATATCATTAGTATTTCATGTActaacaggaaaaaaatcaGATTATGCTTCAAGGATATTAGTTTCAGGATGTCCGTGAACAGCAGAGGGCGCACATTACGATCTGAATAATATTGCTAAATTATTTATTAGAAAACATTTGACCATTAATAGATTAGGCTGAATTTCTTAAATTCAAAAAATGTTCTTGGCCATTTAACTTTTTTACTTTTAACCTCATAAGACCTTCGCGTTTCCCATGATGCACCGCGAACACGAAGCGGAAGAAGCGTGGCTGGCAGCATGGCTGACGACTGCAGCAGCGACGCGCTGAACAGCGGTCAGAGGAGCCTCCGTGTGGACGATTTCCAGTTTCATTCCGAAAGTGACAAGCAGTGGACCGCCCGGAGACAGTTCATCATTAAGCATGTCGCAGAATACGAAGCGAAAAACAAGGTCGACCACTTACTGTCCCTGTCCATGGTGTGGGCTAACCACGTTTTTATGGGATGCAGGTAACTCGCCCCCAACTCTCGACGCTGCGGCTCCGTTAAATGCGTTTACTTAGCACCGACTCGGTGTCTGCGATTAAAATAACCAACGATAGTGCAAATAGATTAAAATCAGGTGGCTGGTCATCTCCAGATACTTGTAAGTATGGTTGACAAAATCCAAATCGCTTGCCAATAATGTATCTCTATATGATTGTACTGCAGTGAAGGTTGAGATCGTGACAGCGAAGACTGCGTGCATTATACATAAATCAGATGCCCACCTTGACGATGAAACGTTTTTGCACTAAATGCCCCCATGGGTGAGAGAGGCATCGCCAGCAACCGTAGCTGCCGCTGACCTTTTTACCGATAGATTTCTCAGCTTGTCGCAGGAAATACAGGAGCATTTGTTGTAATGTTCTCCTCTCATTTGTGTTATGTTGACAGGGTCTGTAGGAATGTAGGAATCCCTGACTGTAGATCCTTTAGTTTCTTAGGAGAAAGATGGGAGCATTTGTGGAAACAACGGGGTTGAATGTGAAGCTGATATCCACAAATGGGAATCCCAGCATATGTTTCTGGACAATCCAGTGTTGCAGGGTGTAGTGAAGATGTATTTAGGGGTTTTATTATTACAAATCAATAATAAATttgaattcagttttatttctatagcacattttcacaacattccaTTTTCTCACAGCGTTTTATATTCTCCCTgctcaaagcccccagtgagcaagccagaggtgacagtggcaaggaaaaactgtcTAGTAGGAAGAAACATTGGGAGGAACTGAACTCGcagggggagcccgtcctccgGGGGGccacagaggaagccctaaccttaaccagacccaaagggggagcccatcctccagggggcagcagaggaagccctaaccctaaccagacccaaagggggagcccatcctccagggggcggcagaggaagccctaaccctaaccagacccaaagggggagcccatcctccagggggcagcagaggaagccctaaccctaaccagacccaaagggggagcccatcctccagggggcggcagaggaagccctaaccctaaccagacccaaaggggagcccatcctccagggggcagcagaggaagccctaaccctaaccagacccaaagggggagcccatcctccagggggtggCAGAGGAAGCCTGTCATTCACGCTGgttgtttgtgcttctttggagCAGAAACAATAATGGATGATTTTAGTCTAGCAGGAGCAGTGCGCTGTATATTGATAGTAATTAAGTACCAAAAATAGGGATGCATGATTAGGGCTGGGCACTAACAGAAATGCTCCAATACTATCGAGGATCGAAAAATGTATTATCTTTTGGTGCCATATTCCAATACCCGAACAGTAAATCTGAGCTAATAAGCATGCAGAATACTTTTGTAAAGATCTAAAGTCGCTGGTGATAGAAATATAATAGATAGAGCATCATTCTGTTTCGACTCCCGCGGTAGCACTGCCAAGCGTGTGCATTTTACTGGCTATTCCCACGTCACACGAGTTCCTTTTGCAGGTTCATTGCACCAATATCAAGAACCTTCCACTCATGCAAGTTGGGGGAAAATATGACAAAAAgtaccccccgcccaccccaggAACTGCAGCATGAAAAATGCAGCATAAACCGTCCTTCCAACTTGCTAAATGtcctctctgtctctgcagGTACGACTCAGACCTGATGCAGAAGGTGCTGGAAATGGCCGAAGGCATAAATGTTGGTGAGAGACCCAACTTCCAGCTGGTTGCAGGTGAAGCAAAAAAGAGATCAGGCTCCTGTAATGACGGTAAGTTTGGCTGCATTTTGGCTGCAGCTTGGCTGCAGTTTGGCTGCAGTGTGGGTCTTTTTTGTCACTTAAAAGCAGTTTATAATTTATCTAGGTTACACATCCAAATGAACACATTTGTCCTAAGGATTATACTCAGGACTAATGGATTAACTTTTGCAATACTGTGTAAAAGTTTTAGGCAGTCAAAAAATATGTTTTGTCATCTTCATTTTGGTGTAATTTTATGTGATTCTTTTTGTTTATCAGATTTGTCTTAGCTTACAATTTCCAACCCCTTCCAAAAGTCACCCCAGGGTCTGTAGTTAACCTGACATATACCTTCTGTATTTGCTGACTCAACCACTACCTCCTGAAATTAGCTACTTAATTAATTAGGGATCTGGTGGTGAGATGTAATGAGCCCACGGAATGCCTGGGGTATCTTTCAGGTGAGGTTTGGGAATCGAAGCAGTGTTCTTCAAGATATCAGTAAGATTGTtgtgtttttattgtgtaaCTTCTCATTTTCATATATTCTGAGGGTGAATAGGTTTTTTCCCCCAGAGAGTGTATATTTACTACCCAGAAAGAGCTCTTTTAAACCATTTATTTGACTGCCTATGACTTTTATCACAATACTATAATAAGACAAGAGACCTTCTAAGAATCTAGTCAGGTTAAATTCACATTGTTTTATTAAAAGAAGACCATTGGAAGTGTAGGATGATAGAAACGATTAAATAATGACTTTTCATGTCAGTATTCAGCCTGTGTTCTTTGATTACAATAGGAGAGGAGATTTTCAGGAAGATTCCACGGTTCGGCCCCCGCTTTGAACCCGTGCCTTTTGTCGCCAGTAGTGGTGTGGATGAGAAGGAAGATGAAGACCAAGCCACAGCAGGGACAAGCCTCATCGCGCCCACAGGCTCGGCTGCCTCAGCCTCTCCTTCTCCGCAGAACACTGCAGCGTTTGTGTTTGACCCCTGGGCTACCGTGAGGGTTCATGGCAGCGGGGAGCAGCAGCCTGAGATTCAGCAGCACTGTTCGGTCGGTACTGAGGTACCTGGCATAAAGCAGTCTAAGCCAGCTAGTGTCAATAAACGCCAGGAAAAGTCCCTGTGCAGGGGCTTGGGTTTTACAGACCAAGAAGCAGTACACACTGCTCACAATGTCCTCTCTGCGCCCCCAAGTTCTAGTGGACCCAAGCCCATCTCCCCAGATACCTTGAATGAAGGCCAACAATTCATCACCAGGTTATCTTCTGCCATAGCTGTCACTTTGGTTCACCCGGGACACAATTCCACGTCATATTACAACTCGGTGCTGAATCGCAGCCTCGAGGCTGTTAACAGCCACCTGCAATACACGTACCTCAGTTTGCAGGACCTGTCACCCGGAGAGCTGCCCAAGGACCATAAGAGCCCCAGTGGTGGATATGTCTGTGAGCTGCGGTGCCAGAGTATTTGTATCGCCACTGGCTACGCAGGGACGAAGAAGGCGGCTAGGAAGCGAGCCTCAGAGATGGCCGTCAAACTTCTTCAGAAGCCAGTGGAGGTACGGGTCATGCAGCACCGACACAGGTATGAAATGGTGGCCTGTTCCAAGGACGACTCTGCCCGACAACTGGCGACACCTCTGAGAGACCCTGATGATAAGTCAGCACCCAGTGGCGGAGACAAGGAGGAGCGGGGGCGCTGGTATAATTTTGCGATTGTCGAGAACGCCCAGGATGCCATTAGTATCCTTGGTAACTCCGCAAATCTCAACGGCATGAAAATCGACTACAGATTTGACGAGCTTCCTATGGACGGCCTCTGGCGGTGCTGCGTCTGTTTGGATGGGGAGCCAGTCGCGCAGGCAAAGGGGCGGAGCAAAAAGATTGCCAAGCTCACGGCGGCCAAGGAGGCCTTAGAGAAGCTACGGCAGAACAACGCAACCAGAGAGGAGCAGTGGAAACCGTACGGAAGTACCAACCCGCACCTGACGGAGCTGGTTATACTGGAGAATGATTCCAACGCCGTAGGCATCATCAACAACACAGCCCAATTCAACAAGGTGCCCGTCGTCTACGATTTGACGCAGTTGCGTAATCGACAGTGGAAGTGTAAAGTGTTTCTGGGTGGCCAGTTTGTGGCTGAAGCCGTGGGCCCCAAGAAGAGCGTGAAGCAGATGGCAGCAGAGATCGCCCTTGGCACACTGAGGCAGACGCACGTCGTGGTCAAGAGGAGGGCGCAACAAACGGACAGCGAGGACGCCATCTCACGCGAGCAGATAACCGGCCGCTCGGACCCTGCTGCGGCGCTGCCGGCCATCAAAGACGACAACATTGGGAAGCAGCTCCTGCGCAAAATGGGCTGGACCGGTGGCGGCCTGGGCCGTGAGGGCGAGGGAATCGCCGAGCCAATCAATGTCAAGGAGCAGATCGCGAGGGAGGGGCTGGGGCTGGAGTCACAGAAGCCTGCTCATGAGCTCGACAAGAGGGACCTGGAGGCCATCATCCAGAGATACTCCACTTCGGAACAGAGGGACGACCTGCGCTTCTCCGCCGACCTCGACAATGCGGAGCGCAAGAAGATCCATCAGCTGTGCCAGAAATATGGCCTGCGAAGCAAGTCGTATGGCCAAGGCACCCAGCGCTTCCTCATTGTTAGCCACAAGGTGCAGAGTAAGCTGCTCATTGAGCAACTTATTAAGGAAGGCCAGTACGGCCAGTGTGGCCAGTATGAGCTGGTGAAGCCACTAAACTAAGCGAGACGAGAACAAAACTGCCGTGACTGACTGAGATTCAGAAACCTGTTACAGGAAGTTCTCTTGTCTATTGGCAGAATGGAAGGTTGCACTTTATAGTATACAGGCAATACTTGAACTTGGCCAATCCAAGCAGACACTTGGTAACTTTGCCCTGATGATCAGGAGACCTTGCCGAAGTGGTGGTTCTTTGTGTGTCTTCGTATTTGTATGTACTTTCTAAAATGCAGCTATCCTCGTGTGCCCGTTTGGTTGTGCGTTTGAATCTGAAAAGCAATTTGCCAATTTGTTATTTGTGTTGCCTATGTTGAGATCCAAAAGAGCCTCACAGAGGAAGTCTGAAAATTCATTAACTTGTATTGTTACCAATTTTATGACGGGGTCATTGACCTTCTcaccacagtttttttttttttgttgtcctACAAACCCTCAGAGATTACAAAAATATAACAAGACAAATCTGAGCAGGGTCTGAAATATATGATGCTTGTAATACACGGCCAACACTAGCTTAATAATATTAGTAGTCCTTGTGGTGAACTATACTGAAAAGTCAGAATTAGAAAATAGTCTTGGATTTGTCCACTGTGCATTCTGTGGTTTTCTCTGTCCCAGCATTGCTCACTGGGATCTCAGGTACCACTGTCAGGGACCACAGTATCCAGACTAAGAACGTACACCTGAATATAGGCATTTTCCTATATTCCTATATATATAGGCAACAGAAACCTCTTTATTCTCCAGCTTTTGTGAATTAGCTGAGGATTAGACCGTCATATCGCACTGAAAGTTAAAATGTTAAACCCATGTTAAAACGAGGGTCGCAGCTGAAACCGAACTGTGGATGTATTTCTTTGTGGATAAGAGCTGTATCGTACCTGCGTCCCTGTCACGCGACTCGGTTTTCACAGAGTGACCACAGCGCGACTCTGTCTTCATTCCTTCGTTTGATTTAGATTTCATAAGATTCCCTTTGTGCTCTAGCATCAGTTTGACGGTCGGACAGATATTGAACTCAAATCGCTGCGTGTGCCACGATTTCCACATAACGGGAGAAGGTACGTTACAGTGTAGAAATGAAGGACCTCATTAAAACACACTAGGAGCTGATTTCCAAAATATCACTGtcaacatatttacactcaccTAACTCATTAGTGGCATCCTTTCTAAAATGCGAGCAAATCTACTTTTAATATGGCAATCTAGGCTTACTATTGTGAGCAGATTATTACCAGTATGAAAACAAGCTGCAGGTCAGTCCGTTTTAGGCTTAATAAAAGTCTAAGAAGCCTCATTTGCTTTACGTGTGaaagttgtttttgttagtgtaCTGTAAATAAATATGTTCATGTTCTGTACTTCTCTATGTAATGTGTGTGGTCTTTACAGGAAATTGCTGCTGTTCAGTAGGTTTTATTTGCACATAAAATCATTTGGAAAAAGTACACCCATAAAATATTATGTCGACATACTTCAGGTGTAGACTAACCTGGAGTAATTTTTGCTTATTCCTCCATGCAGGAGTCTGTTAGCTGTTTGATGATGGGGGGGTGTCTTGCATGTAAGGTCCCCCCACAGTATTTCAGTCGCATTAATTTGGCTTTGCCATTCCGTAACTCCAGCCACTCCTTTGTAAACTCGCTTTTGTGTTTGAATCATTCGCATTTTAAAGGCCCACGTATGGATCAGAGTCAGGTTTTGGACGGACAGCCTCATATTCTCtcacctgtgggggggggggtggcatgctGGGTGTCCCCCATGCCTCCATGCGAGTTGAGTTTGCGTGCTGTccctgtgtcatcgtggggaTTCTGCCAGGTGTACATGTGTCCTGCAATACTCTGGgatctctgggataggctccagtgaCCCTGATAATTAGTTAAGAAAAATAACCATTTTATTGGCCATTAGACAAGTACAGATACATGGGAATTAATCACTTCATCAGTCAGGGGTCAAACCACCATGCAACAGCCCTGTCACTGGAGGCTCAGGGCCTTGCCGAGGGGCCTGCAGACATGCGACTGCTCTGTCACTGGAGGCTCAGGGCCTTGCCGAGGGGCCTGCAGACATGCGACTGCTCTGTCACTGGAGGCTCAGGGCCTTGCCGAGGGGCCTGCAGACATGCGACTGCTCTGTCACTGGAGGCTCAGGGCCTTGCCGAGGGGCCTACAGACATGCGACTGCTCTGTCACTGGATGCTCAGGGCCTTGCCAAGGGGCCTACAGACATGCGACTGCTGGCAAGGCCaagcttgaaccagcaacctcctgCCCACAGGCAGAGAGGCTTAGCCTACTGAGCCACTCACAGGCCTTCTCTAGCATGATGAATTCATTATAGACACTATGATGACAGGTTGGCCGACCCtgaggcagcaaagcagcccaaaCTACAAGTCCCTCCACCATGCATTTTCGTGTTTTTAGCAAACATGACATTTGGAATTCGAAAGAACTGAACATTTGATTCAACTGTCCAGAGCATTTCGTTTCATAAGTGTTGCCCATCTGGTGTTTATGATGGCAAACTTTGCCTGTGATTTCATATTTCCTGATGCATCTCGTGCTGAATTTGGTGGGACAGCCAGATCTGATCAAACCGTCAGTGGTCTGAAATCACCATTTGTAGATTATTTTATGAAGAATGCAGTGGATGATATCAAAAATCTTGGAAATGGCTTTAAATCCCTTCCCAAACTTACAAGTGTCAACAAATTTCCTTGTGAGGGCCCCACAAAACTCTTTTGAGCTTGGTCTGGTGGTGCCATATACTTCAATACTCCTTATGGTAATGgttgaatattttaattttaaagatattcagatAGAATATATAATTA
Encoded proteins:
- the LOC125712875 gene encoding NF-kappa-B-repressing factor-like, with translation MADDCSSDALNSGQRSLRVDDFQFHSESDKQWTARRQFIIKHVAEYEAKNKVDHLLSLSMVWANHVFMGCRYDSDLMQKVLEMAEGINVGERPNFQLVAGEAKKRSGSCNDGEEIFRKIPRFGPRFEPVPFVASSGVDEKEDEDQATAGTSLIAPTGSAASASPSPQNTAAFVFDPWATVRVHGSGEQQPEIQQHCSVGTEVPGIKQSKPASVNKRQEKSLCRGLGFTDQEAVHTAHNVLSAPPSSSGPKPISPDTLNEGQQFITRLSSAIAVTLVHPGHNSTSYYNSVLNRSLEAVNSHLQYTYLSLQDLSPGELPKDHKSPSGGYVCELRCQSICIATGYAGTKKAARKRASEMAVKLLQKPVEVRVMQHRHRYEMVACSKDDSARQLATPLRDPDDKSAPSGGDKEERGRWYNFAIVENAQDAISILGNSANLNGMKIDYRFDELPMDGLWRCCVCLDGEPVAQAKGRSKKIAKLTAAKEALEKLRQNNATREEQWKPYGSTNPHLTELVILENDSNAVGIINNTAQFNKVPVVYDLTQLRNRQWKCKVFLGGQFVAEAVGPKKSVKQMAAEIALGTLRQTHVVVKRRAQQTDSEDAISREQITGRSDPAAALPAIKDDNIGKQLLRKMGWTGGGLGREGEGIAEPINVKEQIAREGLGLESQKPAHELDKRDLEAIIQRYSTSEQRDDLRFSADLDNAERKKIHQLCQKYGLRSKSYGQGTQRFLIVSHKVQSKLLIEQLIKEGQYGQCGQYELVKPLN